GCTGGTTGCATTCCGGTTTTTCCAGGGAATTGGTGGTGGTGCTTTACTCTCTACATCACAATCCATTCTGTTTGAAACCTTTCCTGCAAAAGAGCGCGCAACTGCGAGTGGTATATTCAGTCTTGGGATCATTATCGGTCCTTCTATCGGTCCGGTAATGGGCGGTTACATTGTAGATAACCTGTCGTGGCAATGGATCTTTTATGTGAATATTCCTATCGGGATCTTAGCAGCCCTGCTCTCTTACATCTATCTTAAACCTACTAAAAAATCAGATGACGGCCGAAGTATCGACTGGCCCGGAATTTTTCTGCTCGCTGCAGGCGTAGGTTCACTGCAGGTGGTGCTGGAACGCGGCGAAACGGATGACTGGTTCTCGGCCACTTATATTATTGTATTAACCACCCTATCAATCATTTCGCTAACTGTACTGGTCTGGTGGGAACTTAAAACACCATTCCCGGTGATCAACCTGCGGGTATTGAAGAGTGCAACCTTGTCCATCTCGGCTATTATGACTTTTGTTTTGGGCTTCGGATTGTTCAGTGCAGTATTTGTTTTTCCGCTGTATGCGCAACGTATCATTGGCTATTCTGCTTTCCAGACGGGAACCATGCTTTTGCCGGGCACTTTGATGGCTGCTATGATCTCTCCATTTCTGGGCAAAATGCTTCAAAGTGGTATTCGTCCGCAATACCTGATTATTCTGGGTTTCGGTATGTCTGCCGTATTCGGCTATATGATGTCGGGGTCGAATCTGGAAACCGGCAGTGCTTACTTTTTTATCCCTTTGGTATGCAGGGGTCTTGGCGCTGCATTATTGATTGTCCCTTTAACGGCACTTGCGGTATCAGAACTCAAACCAGCTGAGATCCCACAGGGAGCGGCCCTGAATAATATGATGCGTC
This portion of the Pedobacter lusitanus genome encodes:
- a CDS encoding MDR family MFS transporter, which encodes METGFRKWIIVATIITSTIIELIDTTIVNVSINTMSGNLGAALEDTAWVITSYAIANVIIIPMTSFLAEKIGRKQYYIGSIVLFTVASALCGFSDNLWELVAFRFFQGIGGGALLSTSQSILFETFPAKERATASGIFSLGIIIGPSIGPVMGGYIVDNLSWQWIFYVNIPIGILAALLSYIYLKPTKKSDDGRSIDWPGIFLLAAGVGSLQVVLERGETDDWFSATYIIVLTTLSIISLTVLVWWELKTPFPVINLRVLKSATLSISAIMTFVLGFGLFSAVFVFPLYAQRIIGYSAFQTGTMLLPGTLMAAMISPFLGKMLQSGIRPQYLIILGFGMSAVFGYMMSGSNLETGSAYFFIPLVCRGLGAALLIVPLTALAVSELKPAEIPQGAALNNMMRQMGGSFGIALINTYIAHREANNRTALITHVTTSDPLTMMRQEILIRNFMAHGSTYLRAVQQSLGALENTVVKQSFLLSYMDAFFLLALLNACCIPLVLMTIKKREKAKAGKLTVPDAH